Genomic window (Paenibacillus sp. 37):
CACTGTGAAAAGTACATACCTGAGCTGATTGAGGCGCTGATTCCATTGGGCGACAAAATATATTTTCTGGCTCATGACACCACCATTAACTATAATCCAGAGATTGAGGGAGCAGATCTGAAACTGAGAGAACCGGTACTGCATGCAGTCGGTCTGTTACAACAAAAAGGTTATTTCCGCTCCGATCTTGATAAAACCTGGATTGTTGATGTGCTGTATTCCATCATGTTCCTGACGTGGCAGCAGGTTGTAAGTGGTCACATCGCGAGAAAAGCAGCCCCCGCGCTTGTAGTAGACACGTTTTATCATGGGTTTAAGCAGAAGTGAAAATTAGGAGTGAGAATAAACCCAACAGCATTAGCTCGATAATGATGACCAAATGATTTCATAAAGTCGCTAATTTAGCGGCTTTTTTTGCTTGTTTACATGTACAAATACCTGTTCAAGCAGAGACATTGAACTAATCTATTCTAGGTATCCGAGAATTTAGCAAAACCAACTATAAACAAAATGAACGATTACATAACATTATTTGTCTTATTAATGAAAACACGGCAAAGGGGGGGATAGAATGACTGACAGAGAAATTTTTGAATTGTACAAAGAGCAAGTTTATTATTTCTGTTATTATCTGATGAAGAATCAAGCAGATGCTGAGGACATTTGCCAAGAAGTATTTGTCAAAGTTATTTTGGCTGACAGAACTAAGGTAAGGAACATGAAATCATGGATATTGCGAATTGCTTCAAATGAGTGTCATAGCGTTATGAGAAGACGGAAATCTGGATGGTTGAAAGAAATGCGGCATTATTTGTTGTCCAAATCCCAGAGTTATAACCCTGTGGAAGAGGGTGTGTACCATAGGGAAACAAAAGAAGAGCTACGAGGATTATATAGTGGGCTTCCTGACAAGATTAGGACGGTTGTTGTCCTTCGATTTATCAATGATTTGACTGTACCTGAGATATCTAAAGTTATGAACATACCTGAAGGGACTGCAAAATCCAGATTAAACAAAGGATTAAAACTTCTCAATAAAATGGTTGAACCTCAACTAAAGGAGCTGAGTAATAATGAATCAGTATAATAAGGAAAAAAATATATCTCATCCGGATTATGATTTGATGTGGACAACCATTGAAAAAGAAGCACATAAACGACGAGTCAATCTGAAATCTTCACAAAAGCCTACTGGATATCGAGCTAAAGCAATTCCTATAAGCATCCTTTTTACTTTTTTCTTACTTGTTGCTATTCCTGTATTCGCCAGTATGACGATTGATTGGGATCGAATCGGAGGCCGGGGCGTCGCAAGCGCAATAAATAATGGTATCGGTCAGCAATATGATCTTCAGTCCGCTAGTTCAGGTGTGACAATGAATCTAAGCGGTGTTGTAACAGATGGAGAAAAAATGAAGATGCTCATATCTCTGGACACATCAATCGATCTTTCAAAGTATACGGGGTTTGCTACGGAGAAAAATATCTTAAAAGATGAGTCCGATTCGAAGGCGAAAGTATATGGTTCCTTAGGATACGATCCTGAGAGCCAAAAACTCATTGGGGTCTATGAAACACCTGATACATTAAAGGATGGTACGAAAGAATATAGATTCGAAGCGCAAAATCTTGTTTTTTACCGGGATAGGGATGTTTCCTTAAAGTCATCTCTTACTGTTGGAGATACGATAGTCACTGGAGTTACGCAATATCCAACGATCCATATTGAATCCGTTAACCATTCGGCAAATCAAACCGTTATTCGTTATAAAATTGCTTCATCCCCATCTGATATGGGACGAGGTAATCCTCACTTGGTAGTACATGAAGGCTCTCAAGTGTTAGAGGCAATTCCAACCTTGTTGCCCAGTAAAGATACAGGTTTGTTGATTGAACAGGTTTTCGATATAACCGAAAAAGAATGGACAAATGCGAATCTTCATCTCGGTTATATTGAAGAAGCAGAGCGTATATTGGCAACTTGGAAGTTTGATTTTGTAGCAGATGGAAAAAAAGCAAGTGAGTCTATTTACACTAAAAAATTGTATAACAATCCTAAATTCCAAGAAAAAACAGGCGTCACTTTAGATCAACTCAAAATAACTCCCTTGGATCTCCAGGTTCTAATTGATGAAGAGGGTTCGCTTAAAAAAGGTATTATTCATTACAATACAGCCCAGTTAGTTATAGATGATAATACAATAACTGGGGGGAAAACTTTGATAGGAAACGATCGCGGCGGTTATCAGCATTTATTCCAATTTGAATCCCCTGAGTGGTATCAAAACTGGTCTGATGTTCCAATGAAACTCATCTTAAAAGATGCCGTTGTTGAGAAACGAGATACCACTAAAAACTGGATTCATTTAAATGAACCCAAGAAACAAAAGCAGTACACCAAACTTACTGTCGATGGACTTGAAATACAATTCTCTTATTATAGGGATGGGGAGAATTTAATTGTAGAGTCATACTCCAAAACACCTAGTTTCAGAGGTGTGAACCAAACTACGTTACGTATTAACGGCAAAGAAGTGGTACCTGAAGTTACACCTAAGGGCATGGTATCTTCGGGAATTTACATTGATACCTACAAAGGTATTCCACTTGACGGAAGGATTGAACTAAATCCTGGGATATATAAATATAGCGATCCACACCGAAACGTAGAAGTTAAACTATAAGGTAAATTTATTTAAAAAGTCAGGCTAGAACGTTCAATTGAATACGCATATAATTGCGAACACCCCAAAAAAGTCGAATGTATCGTTAGATACACAGACTCTTTGAGGGTGTTTTTTTGCGTTCACAAAAGCGTTTCTCAGTGCGCAAGCTGCAAAAACTTGATTTTCTCACATATTCAAATATTAACAGAGTTCAGAATTTAAGATTTCCAGTTCACAAAAAATGATATAAATTTCTAGTAGATTCAAATCATTACCAAATAAAGACAAAATATTCAAGCAAGGGAGGCCGGACAGAAACACCAGCATTTGTGCAGTTCAAAATCAGCTTATGTACTCATTCCATCAACCCAAATCAGGAGGGATTCCATGCTTTACACCATTATTGTGCCAGTCAACCAGGACTATAACATTTTGAACTTGTTCACAGATTCGCTGCTCCGGACGGTAAGTCCATCCACCCAGATTATTTTCATCAACGATGGTTCCGGCTCAGCAGTCTTTCAACATCTGGATAAACTGAAGCAAGAAGTAAGAGAAGGTGTGACCATCGAGATTCTTCAGCATGATTTTCCACTCGGTTGCGCCGTGTCGATTAATAGCGCACTGAGTCTAGCCAAGGGAGAGTACATTTTCTTCCTGGATTCTGACACCATTCTTCAACCGAACTGGCAACCGATGATGAAAGAGACACTGGATAGCGATATTACGATTGGCATGATTGGAGGGGTTCTGTTGTATCCGCAAACAGGAGGCGTGCAGCATTGCGGCATTGCTTTTGCGGACACCATCGGCCGACACCTGTTCCTGAACGCATCTCCTGATGATATCCCAAAAGAAACCTTCTCTGTTCAACTGGTGGTGTTCGCCATGTTTGGCATGAAGCGGGAGGTGTACGAGACCATCGGTAACCTCGATGAGAAATTCTTTAACGGGTACGAGGACTTTGATTATCAGATGCGGGCACGAGCTGCCGGATACGATACGGTCATTAACCCGAATATTCAGGCGTATCACTGGGAACGCAGTAGCGGCATTCACCGGAACTTCAACCGCAAGAATAATCTGGCACGCTTCTGGAAAAAGTGGGGCGGTCAAATCGAGGCTGATGTGTGGCCATTCGTTTTCAGTCATCTGAAAGCACAGCTAGAGAGTCAAGTTGA
Coding sequences:
- a CDS encoding RNA polymerase sigma factor; amino-acid sequence: MTDREIFELYKEQVYYFCYYLMKNQADAEDICQEVFVKVILADRTKVRNMKSWILRIASNECHSVMRRRKSGWLKEMRHYLLSKSQSYNPVEEGVYHRETKEELRGLYSGLPDKIRTVVVLRFINDLTVPEISKVMNIPEGTAKSRLNKGLKLLNKMVEPQLKELSNNESV
- a CDS encoding TetR/AcrR family transcriptional regulator, with the translated sequence MKKEMTTIKQTRLNSILDEATKLLIEKPNASMNEIAESAKIGIATLHRYVESREQLMVHLGLRAIEVVSETMQQVQLDEEHCEKYIPELIEALIPLGDKIYFLAHDTTINYNPEIEGADLKLREPVLHAVGLLQQKGYFRSDLDKTWIVDVLYSIMFLTWQQVVSGHIARKAAPALVVDTFYHGFKQK
- a CDS encoding RNA polymerase subunit sigma — translated: MNQYNKEKNISHPDYDLMWTTIEKEAHKRRVNLKSSQKPTGYRAKAIPISILFTFFLLVAIPVFASMTIDWDRIGGRGVASAINNGIGQQYDLQSASSGVTMNLSGVVTDGEKMKMLISLDTSIDLSKYTGFATEKNILKDESDSKAKVYGSLGYDPESQKLIGVYETPDTLKDGTKEYRFEAQNLVFYRDRDVSLKSSLTVGDTIVTGVTQYPTIHIESVNHSANQTVIRYKIASSPSDMGRGNPHLVVHEGSQVLEAIPTLLPSKDTGLLIEQVFDITEKEWTNANLHLGYIEEAERILATWKFDFVADGKKASESIYTKKLYNNPKFQEKTGVTLDQLKITPLDLQVLIDEEGSLKKGIIHYNTAQLVIDDNTITGGKTLIGNDRGGYQHLFQFESPEWYQNWSDVPMKLILKDAVVEKRDTTKNWIHLNEPKKQKQYTKLTVDGLEIQFSYYRDGENLIVESYSKTPSFRGVNQTTLRINGKEVVPEVTPKGMVSSGIYIDTYKGIPLDGRIELNPGIYKYSDPHRNVEVKL
- a CDS encoding glycosyltransferase family 2 protein — encoded protein: MLYTIIVPVNQDYNILNLFTDSLLRTVSPSTQIIFINDGSGSAVFQHLDKLKQEVREGVTIEILQHDFPLGCAVSINSALSLAKGEYIFFLDSDTILQPNWQPMMKETLDSDITIGMIGGVLLYPQTGGVQHCGIAFADTIGRHLFLNASPDDIPKETFSVQLVVFAMFGMKREVYETIGNLDEKFFNGYEDFDYQMRARAAGYDTVINPNIQAYHWERSSGIHRNFNRKNNLARFWKKWGGQIEADVWPFVFSHLKAQLESQVEYQHLPIVGIDLAEVRSDADTFWTKLEEADFANVAEVRDYSNRFNSNGAIWLPQVLGKELIHSENRLLFLVDNFARLLENRYWIEMRHAHRAKDLIIDLYGNVITMDRIYDGCWPGTKVR